The Yoonia sp. SS1-5 genome contains a region encoding:
- a CDS encoding FAD-dependent oxidoreductase: MNHVVVVGAGQAGAALVARLRTEGFTGQITLIGAEKVPPYQRPPLSKAYLLGDMTQERLYLRPPAFYADQDIKLRLDVSVTAIDPAAKTLTLSDAQVLHYDQLALTTGAEPHRLPAKIGGALGNVFTMRDLADADAIAPAFAPGRKVLIVGGGYIGLEAAAVASKRGLDVTLVEMADRILQRVAAPETSDYFRALHQSHGVRILEGTGLKELRGNDTVTGAVLTDGTEIAVDFVVVGVGVKPATALAEAAGLEVSNGITTDDFGRSSDPHIWAAGDCASCLFEGERIRIESVGNAIAQAEAVACNILGANSPYQPKPWFWSDQYDCKLQIAGLNLGYTDVYMRKGDAPGVQSNWYFNGPRLIAVDAMNDPRNYMIGKRLIEAGRSPAPAALVDPATDMKALLRA; this comes from the coding sequence ATGAACCATGTTGTCGTCGTGGGTGCCGGACAGGCTGGTGCAGCACTTGTCGCCCGGCTGCGGACCGAAGGGTTTACCGGGCAGATTACGCTGATTGGTGCGGAAAAAGTGCCCCCTTATCAACGCCCGCCCCTGTCCAAGGCCTATTTGCTGGGCGATATGACGCAAGAGCGGCTGTATCTGCGCCCACCGGCGTTTTATGCCGATCAGGACATTAAACTGCGGCTGGACGTGTCTGTTACCGCAATTGATCCGGCGGCGAAGACCCTCACATTGTCGGATGCGCAGGTATTGCACTACGATCAGCTGGCGCTGACGACAGGCGCAGAGCCGCACAGATTGCCGGCAAAGATCGGTGGCGCGCTTGGCAATGTGTTCACGATGCGGGATCTCGCAGATGCGGACGCAATCGCCCCGGCATTCGCGCCGGGCCGCAAGGTGCTGATCGTTGGTGGCGGCTATATCGGGCTGGAAGCGGCCGCCGTCGCATCCAAGCGTGGGCTTGACGTGACACTGGTCGAAATGGCGGACCGTATTCTGCAACGCGTCGCGGCGCCTGAAACCTCTGACTATTTCCGGGCGCTGCATCAATCCCACGGCGTCCGCATCCTTGAAGGGACCGGCCTGAAGGAATTGCGCGGCAATGATACCGTAACAGGCGCTGTCCTGACAGATGGGACCGAGATCGCGGTCGATTTTGTCGTCGTGGGCGTCGGCGTGAAACCTGCAACAGCACTGGCCGAGGCCGCCGGGCTGGAGGTCAGCAACGGCATTACCACCGACGATTTCGGGCGCAGCTCTGATCCGCATATCTGGGCGGCGGGGGATTGCGCGTCATGTTTGTTCGAAGGCGAACGCATCCGCATCGAGAGTGTCGGCAACGCCATTGCCCAGGCCGAGGCGGTTGCGTGCAACATCCTTGGTGCCAACAGCCCCTATCAGCCCAAACCATGGTTCTGGTCGGATCAGTACGACTGCAAGCTGCAGATCGCGGGCCTCAATCTGGGCTATACGGATGTCTACATGCGCAAGGGTGACGCGCCGGGCGTGCAATCAAACTGGTATTTCAACGGCCCCCGGCTAATCGCGGTGGATGCCATGAACGACCCGCGCAACTACATGATTGGCAAACGACTGATCGAAGCCGGGCGGAGCCCCGCCCCCGCGGCCCTTGTTGATCCGGCGACCGATATGAAGGCACTTTTGCGGGCGTGA
- a CDS encoding RidA family protein gives MSAIETKLAELGVTLPDAPAPAANYVPYVIVGDLVHVSGQIAATADGMIVGKLGADMDADAGAAAAKTCAISLLAQLKAACGGEIDRLQQVVKLVGFVNSTPDFGDQPKVINGASDFMVAALGDKGRHARSAVSAASLPFGVAVEIEAIFQIA, from the coding sequence ATGTCTGCGATTGAAACCAAACTGGCGGAACTAGGCGTTACCTTGCCCGACGCCCCCGCGCCTGCGGCAAACTATGTGCCTTATGTGATCGTGGGCGATCTGGTCCATGTTTCGGGGCAGATTGCGGCCACTGCCGACGGGATGATCGTCGGCAAGCTGGGGGCGGATATGGATGCAGACGCGGGTGCAGCGGCGGCCAAGACCTGCGCAATCAGCCTGCTGGCGCAATTGAAAGCAGCCTGCGGCGGCGAGATTGATCGTCTGCAGCAGGTCGTCAAGCTGGTTGGCTTTGTCAACTCAACCCCGGATTTCGGAGACCAGCCCAAGGTGATCAATGGGGCCTCGGATTTCATGGTCGCGGCCCTCGGCGACAAGGGGCGGCATGCCAGATCGGCCGTCAGCGCCGCCAGCCTGCCCTTCGGCGTCGCCGTCGAAATCGAAGCCATCTTCCAGATCGCATGA
- a CDS encoding HlyD family type I secretion periplasmic adaptor subunit — protein MKKPNDPAAKRWSASRHLAFGIVALIILVGGFGTWSVMAQITGAVITSGQIEVDRNRQVVQHPDGGVVEEILVDEGDTVETGDLLIRLDASVLRSELAIVEGQLFEILARRGRLEAERDGLETPAFDPLLLDAEDEEAEKLVSGQVRLFEARLESSERAVEQLTQQRAQIASQLTGIAAQQTALKTQQDLITQELADQQSLLDRGLAQASRVLTLQREEASLLGRVGELTAQAAQAQERMTEIEIQILGLSSSRREEAITRLRDLQFNELELSERRRTLTRQLDRLDIRAPVSGIVYGLQVFAEQSVIRPADPVLYLIPQDRPLVIATQVQIVDIDQIHLGQEVTLRFSAFDQRRTPELKGAVTLISADAFQNENSGLSYYRAEVQLNEGEVGRLPQDMTLIPGMPVEAFVRTADRTPMGYLLKPLADYFAKAFRES, from the coding sequence ATGAAAAAGCCAAATGACCCCGCCGCAAAACGCTGGTCCGCCAGCCGCCATTTGGCGTTTGGCATCGTCGCGCTGATCATCCTTGTGGGTGGTTTTGGCACATGGTCCGTGATGGCGCAGATTACCGGCGCTGTCATCACCAGTGGCCAGATCGAGGTCGACCGCAACAGACAGGTCGTGCAGCACCCCGATGGCGGCGTGGTCGAGGAAATCCTCGTCGATGAGGGTGATACCGTCGAAACGGGGGATCTGCTGATCCGTCTTGATGCATCGGTACTGCGGTCCGAATTGGCGATTGTCGAAGGGCAGTTGTTCGAAATTCTGGCCCGCCGCGGCCGGTTGGAGGCCGAACGGGACGGGCTGGAAACACCTGCGTTTGATCCACTATTGCTGGACGCCGAGGATGAAGAGGCCGAAAAACTGGTCAGCGGGCAGGTCCGTCTGTTTGAGGCGCGCCTTGAATCAAGCGAGCGCGCGGTCGAACAATTGACCCAGCAGCGCGCCCAGATTGCCAGCCAGCTGACCGGGATCGCAGCCCAGCAAACCGCGCTCAAGACCCAACAGGACCTCATCACCCAAGAGCTGGCCGATCAGCAAAGCCTGCTTGATCGCGGCTTGGCGCAGGCCAGCCGGGTCCTGACCCTGCAGCGGGAAGAGGCCAGCCTTTTGGGCCGCGTCGGCGAGTTGACCGCGCAAGCTGCGCAGGCGCAGGAACGCATGACGGAAATCGAAATCCAGATCCTTGGCCTGTCATCCAGTCGCCGCGAAGAGGCGATCACGCGCCTGCGCGATCTGCAGTTCAACGAACTGGAATTGTCCGAACGGCGGCGCACGCTGACCCGTCAGCTGGATCGTCTGGATATTCGCGCACCTGTGTCCGGGATCGTCTATGGGCTGCAGGTCTTTGCAGAACAATCGGTGATCCGACCTGCTGATCCCGTGCTTTACCTGATCCCGCAAGACCGCCCACTGGTCATCGCCACGCAGGTACAGATCGTCGATATCGACCAGATTCACCTGGGCCAGGAAGTCACCTTGCGCTTTTCCGCATTTGACCAGCGACGCACGCCGGAATTGAAAGGCGCGGTCACGTTGATTTCGGCCGATGCGTTTCAGAATGAGAATTCGGGCCTGTCCTACTACCGAGCCGAGGTGCAGTTGAACGAAGGCGAGGTGGGGCGCCTGCCGCAGGATATGACGCTGATCCCCGGTATGCCGGTCGAGGCGTTTGTCCGGACGGCAGACCGGACCCCGATGGGATATCTGCTGAAACCGCTGGCTGATTATTTCGCAAAGGCATTCCGCGAGTCCTGA
- a CDS encoding HAD family phosphatase, with translation MTPELVIFDCDGVLVDTEPVTDAVLSADLTRHGYAVSPQEIHTRFAGGTIAGIAREAREKGADLPDDWIDRIYETVFAALRKGTPVIPGVMELIHACDRAGIKRAIASNGPMAKMEITLAPNGLWNLFEGRIYSGHDHPPKPEPGMLLQIMADAGVAQDNAVMIDDMPAGFNAAKAAGIRCFGYVAEGGPARIGDTGAIPVTSMDEIARAIGIS, from the coding sequence ATGACCCCTGAATTAGTGATCTTTGATTGTGACGGCGTTCTTGTTGATACCGAACCGGTCACAGATGCGGTTCTCTCGGCCGATCTGACCAGACACGGCTACGCGGTATCACCGCAAGAGATCCACACCCGTTTCGCGGGCGGTACCATTGCGGGCATCGCACGGGAGGCCCGTGAAAAGGGCGCGGACTTGCCCGATGACTGGATTGACCGGATTTACGAAACCGTCTTTGCTGCGCTGCGCAAAGGCACGCCCGTCATCCCGGGCGTGATGGAACTGATCCATGCCTGTGATCGTGCAGGCATCAAACGGGCCATTGCGTCGAACGGTCCGATGGCCAAGATGGAGATCACGCTGGCGCCAAACGGGCTATGGAACCTGTTCGAGGGCCGGATTTATTCCGGGCATGATCATCCGCCAAAACCGGAACCCGGGATGCTTTTGCAGATCATGGCGGATGCGGGCGTGGCCCAGGACAACGCGGTGATGATTGATGACATGCCCGCAGGGTTCAATGCCGCCAAGGCCGCAGGTATCCGATGCTTTGGCTATGTGGCAGAGGGTGGCCCGGCCCGGATCGGTGACACAGGCGCGATACCTGTCACATCAATGGATGAAATTGCGCGGGCCATCGGGATAAGTTAG
- a CDS encoding peroxiredoxin, which yields MTIKTGDTVPDATLLQMGEDGPRQVSMADKIKDRKVVIFGLPGAFTGTCSTAHVPSFMITFDDFKEKGVQEIICVSVNDPFVMKAWGDSTRANDVGITMLADAESQFTTAIGMNFTASPVGFVNRSKRYSMLVENGEVKILNAESNPGECEISAGETLLEAME from the coding sequence ATGACAATTAAGACGGGTGATACGGTACCTGACGCAACACTGCTGCAAATGGGCGAAGACGGCCCCCGGCAGGTGTCGATGGCCGACAAGATCAAGGACCGCAAAGTCGTAATTTTCGGCCTGCCCGGGGCATTTACCGGCACCTGTTCGACCGCCCATGTGCCAAGCTTCATGATCACCTTTGACGACTTCAAAGAGAAGGGCGTGCAAGAGATCATCTGCGTGTCGGTCAATGATCCGTTTGTAATGAAGGCCTGGGGCGATTCGACCCGCGCCAATGATGTGGGCATCACGATGCTGGCCGATGCGGAAAGCCAGTTCACCACGGCTATCGGCATGAACTTTACCGCGTCGCCCGTTGGTTTCGTCAACCGATCCAAGCGCTATTCGATGCTGGTTGAAAATGGCGAGGTGAAAATTCTGAATGCAGAATCGAACCCCGGCGAATGTGAGATTTCAGCGGGCGAGACGTTACTGGAAGCCATGGAATAG
- a CDS encoding 4a-hydroxytetrahydrobiopterin dehydratase: MTDKLTPAERTEMIDPLLQSGWQLLDGRDAIHKSFVFKNFVEAFGFMTRAALWAEKWNHHPEWSNVYKTVEVTLTTHDADGLSALDAKLGAKMDTLAGD; the protein is encoded by the coding sequence ATGACCGACAAACTTACCCCGGCCGAGCGCACGGAAATGATCGACCCGCTGCTGCAATCTGGCTGGCAATTACTGGACGGGCGCGACGCGATCCACAAAAGTTTTGTGTTCAAGAATTTTGTCGAGGCATTCGGCTTTATGACCCGGGCTGCCCTGTGGGCCGAAAAGTGGAACCACCACCCTGAATGGTCGAATGTCTACAAAACGGTCGAGGTCACCTTGACCACACATGACGCCGACGGTCTAAGCGCGCTCGACGCGAAACTTGGCGCGAAGATGGACACACTCGCAGGAGACTGA
- a CDS encoding TRAP transporter substrate-binding protein translates to MHLIKHAAFAAAFTMTATSAAAQEVTLRFQHFVSPASANPTYFMQPWADAIEEQSQGRIKVELYPFMQLGGAAPNQYDLIRDGAIDGGWVIPGYQPNRFPEAEAMELPFMTTKSGEEASAAAWEFTQEFLMDDFADVHVIAAHMHGPGIVHKRGASVATVEDFAGLKLRGPSRPATLLLDQLGATPIGMPVPQFPEALSKGVVDGGVITWEMSPSLKLNELTDSHTDVAGDRALYNLYFIWAMNKDVYDGMPEDLRAIIDANSGMMASMWAGRAHDTGDVVGHELMAADGNEIAELSVAETDRIKALGEIVTANWIVEMDEKGFDGAALVDAAQGYVAGNIAQ, encoded by the coding sequence ATGCACCTGATCAAACACGCCGCTTTTGCGGCCGCCTTCACCATGACCGCGACATCTGCCGCCGCGCAGGAGGTCACCTTGCGGTTCCAGCATTTTGTGTCCCCTGCAAGCGCCAACCCGACCTATTTCATGCAGCCTTGGGCAGATGCGATCGAGGAACAGTCACAGGGCCGTATCAAGGTCGAACTCTATCCGTTCATGCAATTGGGCGGGGCCGCCCCGAACCAATATGACCTGATCCGCGACGGTGCCATTGATGGTGGCTGGGTCATCCCTGGCTATCAGCCCAACCGGTTCCCCGAGGCCGAGGCGATGGAGCTGCCGTTCATGACAACCAAGTCAGGCGAGGAGGCATCAGCCGCCGCATGGGAGTTCACGCAGGAATTCCTCATGGATGATTTTGCGGATGTGCATGTGATCGCAGCGCATATGCATGGGCCCGGTATCGTCCACAAACGCGGCGCGAGCGTGGCCACGGTCGAGGATTTTGCTGGTCTGAAACTGCGCGGTCCGTCCCGCCCGGCGACATTGTTGCTTGATCAGCTGGGGGCGACCCCAATCGGGATGCCTGTCCCTCAATTCCCCGAGGCGCTGTCTAAGGGTGTGGTTGATGGCGGTGTCATCACCTGGGAGATGTCCCCATCACTGAAACTGAACGAACTAACCGACAGCCACACCGATGTGGCCGGTGACCGGGCGCTCTATAACCTCTATTTCATCTGGGCGATGAACAAGGACGTCTATGACGGCATGCCGGAGGACCTGCGTGCGATCATTGATGCCAATTCGGGGATGATGGCCAGCATGTGGGCCGGACGGGCCCATGATACCGGTGATGTGGTCGGACACGAGCTTATGGCCGCTGATGGCAACGAAATTGCCGAATTGTCTGTCGCTGAAACGGACCGGATCAAGGCGCTGGGCGAGATCGTCACTGCAAACTGGATCGTCGAGATGGACGAGAAGGGGTTTGATGGGGCCGCATTGGTCGACGCCGCACAGGGTTACGTCGCCGGCAATATCGCCCAGTGA
- the rsmD gene encoding 16S rRNA (guanine(966)-N(2))-methyltransferase RsmD, which translates to MRIIGGIHRGTTLTEVGKGDAAAHLRPTTDRVRENLFNMLDGGRFGDPVREARVLDLFAGTGVLGLEALSRGAAHATFVDSSRAAQKLIRANIAKLRRQADTTLISADIEKLPAGDACDLIFLDPPYAMNMGQAALQIALTQGWIAPQAIIVWEEASAQIAPPGFTQLDQRRYGSTWINVMRHDP; encoded by the coding sequence GTGAGGATCATCGGGGGCATTCACCGCGGCACGACACTGACCGAGGTCGGCAAAGGCGACGCGGCGGCGCATTTGCGCCCCACAACCGACCGGGTTCGCGAAAACCTGTTCAACATGCTTGATGGTGGGCGTTTTGGCGATCCCGTCCGCGAAGCACGGGTGCTTGATCTGTTTGCCGGAACCGGTGTTCTGGGGCTCGAGGCATTGTCGCGCGGCGCGGCCCATGCGACCTTTGTCGATAGCAGCCGAGCCGCCCAGAAACTGATCCGCGCAAATATCGCAAAACTGCGCAGGCAGGCAGACACGACATTGATCAGCGCTGATATCGAAAAGCTACCGGCAGGCGATGCGTGTGATCTGATCTTTCTCGATCCGCCCTACGCGATGAATATGGGCCAGGCGGCCCTGCAAATAGCCCTGACGCAAGGGTGGATCGCACCGCAGGCCATTATCGTCTGGGAAGAGGCCAGCGCGCAGATCGCACCACCCGGATTTACGCAACTCGATCAGCGCCGTTATGGCAGTACCTGGATAAATGTGATGCGCCATGACCCCTGA
- a CDS encoding mechanosensitive ion channel domain-containing protein — MEDLLNTVIWNGKTVGDLLSPEFLASVVGSVIAALFILFVGFVVGGWIRKRLIRLGEKHKHLDKTLFNFLGNVARYVVIAFAVLFVLNTFGVQTTSVVAVIGAAGLAIGLALQGTLSNVAAGVMIVFFRPVKIGDFVEVNGQMGTIKDVTLNFIELASIGNVQIIIPNSAVWGNTIVNYSSYPTRRAEWTFGVGYGANLKQAEDVIRDTIMADERSKTEPEPFIQVNNLNDSSVDFLVRVWCDAADYFAYQADMKRKVKEALDSAGVDIPFPTRTILQAAAE, encoded by the coding sequence TTGGAAGACCTACTCAATACTGTGATTTGGAACGGTAAAACCGTTGGCGACCTGTTGTCGCCCGAGTTTCTGGCATCGGTTGTGGGCAGCGTGATCGCAGCCCTTTTCATCCTGTTCGTCGGCTTTGTCGTCGGGGGCTGGATTCGCAAGCGCCTGATACGCCTGGGCGAAAAGCACAAGCATCTTGATAAGACGCTGTTCAACTTTCTGGGCAACGTAGCCCGCTACGTCGTCATCGCCTTTGCGGTTCTGTTTGTCCTGAACACATTCGGGGTGCAGACCACGTCGGTCGTGGCGGTCATCGGTGCCGCAGGTCTGGCCATTGGTCTGGCGCTGCAGGGGACGTTGTCCAATGTTGCGGCGGGGGTGATGATCGTCTTTTTCCGCCCGGTCAAAATAGGTGATTTCGTCGAGGTGAACGGACAGATGGGCACGATCAAGGATGTGACCCTGAACTTTATCGAGCTTGCATCAATCGGGAACGTCCAGATCATCATCCCCAATTCGGCGGTCTGGGGAAATACGATTGTCAATTATTCCAGCTACCCGACCCGCCGGGCGGAATGGACATTTGGCGTCGGCTACGGGGCGAACCTGAAACAGGCCGAAGACGTCATTCGCGATACGATCATGGCTGACGAGCGGTCCAAGACCGAACCGGAGCCGTTCATTCAGGTCAACAACCTCAATGACAGTTCCGTGGATTTTCTGGTGCGTGTCTGGTGCGATGCGGCTGATTACTTCGCGTATCAGGCTGATATGAAACGCAAGGTCAAAGAGGCGCTGGATAGCGCGGGCGTCGATATCCCCTTCCCCACGCGGACAATCCTGCAGGCGGCGGCCGAATAA
- a CDS encoding glycerophosphodiester phosphodiesterase family protein gives MSLPAAFFDRPLAHRALHDRKAGRVENSVKSIEAAIAANYGIEIDVQLTSDGHAMVFHDDMLDRLTAAAGPVRDKTRAELEEIALWDDGGMIPAFVDVLSIVAGRVPLLVEIKDQDGAMGPNIGPLEQATTDALAGYTGDVALMSFNPHAVARCATLAPDIPRGIVTSSYLAEFWPEVPEQVRDRLRDIPDYDQVGASFISHEASDLDRPRVAALKSQGAAILCWTIRSPEAEKDARRIVDNVTFEGYLA, from the coding sequence ATGAGCCTGCCCGCCGCCTTCTTTGACCGCCCGCTTGCGCATCGTGCCTTGCATGACCGCAAGGCCGGTCGCGTCGAAAACAGCGTGAAGTCCATCGAGGCTGCGATTGCCGCCAATTATGGCATCGAAATTGATGTGCAGTTGACCAGTGATGGCCACGCCATGGTGTTCCATGACGACATGCTTGACCGGCTTACCGCAGCGGCCGGACCCGTGCGCGACAAAACCCGCGCCGAGCTCGAAGAAATTGCCTTGTGGGACGATGGCGGAATGATCCCTGCCTTTGTGGATGTCTTGTCCATTGTTGCGGGCCGGGTGCCGTTGCTGGTCGAGATCAAGGATCAGGACGGTGCCATGGGGCCGAATATCGGCCCGTTGGAACAGGCCACCACGGACGCCCTGGCCGGATATACCGGCGATGTCGCGCTGATGTCTTTCAACCCGCATGCCGTCGCCCGCTGCGCGACGCTGGCACCAGATATCCCGCGCGGTATTGTCACCTCGAGCTATCTGGCCGAGTTCTGGCCAGAGGTTCCGGAGCAGGTCCGGGACAGGCTGCGTGATATTCCAGACTACGACCAGGTTGGCGCAAGCTTTATCAGTCACGAGGCGTCTGATCTGGACAGGCCGCGCGTCGCGGCGCTGAAATCCCAAGGTGCTGCAATCCTGTGCTGGACCATCCGATCACCCGAGGCCGAAAAAGACGCCCGCCGGATCGTGGATAATGTCACGTTTGAGGGATATCTGGCTTGA
- a CDS encoding GNAT family N-acetyltransferase produces the protein MTDAAIEITAHSDLGAVDPADWDACACPEAVDGRPYDPFTTYRFLKALEDSGSVGPGSGWHPRYLVAHQHGQVIAVTPLYAKAHSQGEYIFDHNWAHAFEGAGGEYYPKLQIAVPFTPATGRRFLTRPGAETIGMSALVQGAVQIAAENQLSSVHATFCTEAEAIAGQEMGLLARIGQQFHWENAGYDDFDAFLGSLSSRKRKNIRKERNQANAFGGEIIELTGDKIAPEHWDAFWRFYQDTGHRKWGSPYLTRDFFDQAQEYLRDDMLLVLAMRDGRAVAGALNFIGRETLYGRYWGCVEHHPCLHFELCYYRAIDYAIRTGMARVEAGAQGEHKLARGYLPVTTHSLHWFGDSGFRDAVGKYLKAERNAVDHEIEVLTSYGPFRKTDMEEQQ, from the coding sequence ATGACAGACGCCGCCATTGAAATCACAGCCCATTCCGATCTGGGCGCGGTCGATCCCGCCGATTGGGATGCCTGCGCCTGCCCCGAGGCTGTTGATGGCAGGCCCTATGACCCGTTCACGACATATCGGTTTCTCAAGGCGTTGGAAGATAGCGGATCGGTTGGTCCCGGTTCCGGCTGGCACCCACGCTATCTGGTTGCCCACCAGCATGGGCAGGTCATTGCCGTCACCCCGCTTTATGCAAAGGCGCATAGTCAGGGCGAATACATCTTTGACCATAACTGGGCGCATGCATTCGAAGGTGCCGGCGGGGAATATTACCCCAAACTGCAAATCGCAGTCCCGTTCACGCCCGCCACCGGGCGCCGGTTTCTGACCCGCCCGGGCGCCGAAACCATCGGCATGTCAGCCCTCGTTCAGGGTGCGGTGCAAATTGCCGCGGAAAACCAACTGTCATCAGTGCATGCCACATTTTGCACCGAGGCCGAGGCAATTGCCGGGCAGGAAATGGGATTGCTCGCCCGGATCGGGCAGCAATTTCATTGGGAAAACGCCGGATATGACGATTTTGATGCGTTTCTGGGTTCGTTATCGAGCCGGAAGCGCAAGAATATCCGCAAGGAACGCAATCAGGCCAATGCTTTCGGGGGCGAGATTATTGAGCTGACCGGCGATAAGATCGCGCCGGAACATTGGGATGCGTTCTGGCGGTTCTATCAGGACACCGGACATCGCAAATGGGGAAGCCCATATTTGACCCGCGATTTTTTCGATCAGGCACAGGAATATCTGCGCGATGACATGCTGCTGGTCCTGGCCATGCGCGACGGGCGGGCGGTGGCCGGGGCGTTGAACTTTATCGGGCGCGAAACCCTTTACGGGCGCTATTGGGGCTGTGTCGAACATCACCCCTGTCTGCATTTCGAGCTGTGCTATTATCGCGCGATTGATTATGCGATCCGCACCGGTATGGCGCGGGTCGAGGCAGGGGCGCAGGGCGAACACAAGCTTGCACGGGGCTACCTGCCCGTCACCACCCATTCATTGCATTGGTTCGGCGACTCCGGTTTTCGGGATGCGGTGGGCAAATACCTGAAAGCTGAACGTAATGCCGTGGATCACGAAATCGAAGTTCTGACCAGCTATGGTCCTTTTCGCAAAACCGACATGGAGGAACAGCAATGA
- a CDS encoding type I secretion system permease/ATPase — MVAIFSFFVNLLMLTGPLYMLNVYDRVLSSRSFETLIALSVLVAFLYAVMGVLDFVRGRVMGRVGARFQARLDRRVFSAVLKATTLNRAPREAATGLRDLEATQRLITSPALMALFDLPWAPLFFWGIFIFHPLMGVLALVGATILIGVAIFNQLTTKKPLEEANAASFASDQLGSQIRSESEMVHSLGMRNASFDRWQVARGKSLDSTIGAADASGTFTALTKSFRLFLQSAMLGLGAYLVLINELSPGAMIAGSILLGRALAPIELLVGQWAVFQKGREGWRNLGMLLGSVSEEEQRMNLPKPKARLLADQVTVVPPGEKQASLRLISFEVKPGQAVGVIGTSGAGKSTLARVLTGVWQPAGGKIRLDGAALDQYDPDVLGQHIGYLPQRVMLFDGTIKENIARMSMQPDDAAVVAAAKKAAAHEMILKLPDGYDTRVSANTGRLSGGQIQRIGLARAMYGDPVVLVLDEPNSNLDNDGSAALNKAIKALKAEGRIIFIMAHRPAAIQECDLLLVIEAGARRAFGPKDEVLSEMVKNHTEIKRSAGQTGGVS, encoded by the coding sequence ATGGTGGCCATCTTCAGCTTTTTCGTAAACCTGCTGATGCTGACCGGCCCGCTTTACATGCTGAACGTCTATGATCGTGTGCTCAGTTCACGCTCTTTCGAAACGCTGATCGCACTGTCGGTATTGGTGGCCTTTCTCTACGCGGTGATGGGTGTGCTTGATTTTGTGCGCGGCCGTGTGATGGGCCGGGTTGGTGCCCGGTTTCAGGCCCGACTGGATCGCCGCGTGTTCAGCGCGGTGCTGAAAGCCACAACGCTAAACCGCGCCCCGCGCGAGGCTGCAACCGGCTTGCGTGATCTGGAAGCAACGCAGCGGCTGATCACCTCACCCGCCCTGATGGCTTTGTTCGATCTGCCATGGGCGCCCTTGTTTTTCTGGGGCATTTTCATTTTCCACCCGCTGATGGGGGTTCTGGCCCTTGTGGGTGCGACGATCCTGATCGGGGTCGCGATTTTCAACCAGCTGACAACAAAGAAGCCGTTGGAAGAGGCGAACGCAGCCTCTTTTGCGTCTGACCAACTGGGCAGCCAGATTCGCAGTGAAAGTGAAATGGTCCACTCGCTGGGGATGCGCAATGCATCCTTTGACCGGTGGCAGGTTGCCCGCGGCAAATCACTAGACTCGACCATTGGCGCAGCGGACGCATCTGGCACATTCACCGCATTGACCAAGTCGTTCCGCCTGTTCCTGCAATCCGCAATGCTGGGTCTTGGGGCCTATCTGGTGCTGATCAACGAACTCTCGCCGGGCGCGATGATTGCGGGTTCAATCCTTCTGGGCCGCGCCCTGGCCCCGATCGAGCTGCTTGTTGGCCAATGGGCGGTGTTCCAAAAGGGGCGCGAGGGATGGCGCAACCTTGGCATGCTTCTGGGCAGCGTCAGCGAGGAAGAGCAGCGGATGAACCTGCCCAAGCCCAAGGCCCGCCTGTTGGCGGATCAGGTCACGGTTGTCCCGCCGGGTGAAAAGCAGGCGTCGCTGCGTCTGATCAGCTTTGAGGTCAAACCGGGCCAGGCCGTGGGGGTCATCGGAACGTCTGGCGCCGGGAAATCGACCCTTGCCCGCGTTCTGACGGGTGTCTGGCAACCGGCTGGCGGGAAAATCCGTCTGGACGGGGCCGCGCTTGACCAATACGACCCGGACGTTCTGGGCCAGCATATCGGCTACCTGCCCCAGCGGGTGATGCTGTTTGACGGCACGATCAAGGAAAACATCGCCCGCATGTCGATGCAGCCCGATGACGCCGCCGTCGTTGCCGCAGCCAAGAAGGCGGCAGCCCATGAAATGATCCTGAAATTGCCCGACGGCTATGACACGCGCGTTTCGGCCAATACGGGCCGCTTGTCAGGTGGACAGATCCAGCGGATTGGTCTGGCCCGCGCGATGTATGGCGATCCTGTGGTGCTGGTTCTGGATGAACCCAACTCCAACCTTGATAATGATGGCTCTGCCGCATTGAACAAGGCGATCAAGGCATTGAAAGCCGAGGGGCGGATCATCTTTATCATGGCACACCGTCCCGCCGCCATTCAGGAATGCGATCTTTTGCTGGTCATCGAGGCGGGGGCGCGCCGTGCCTTTGGCCCCAAGGACGAGGTGCTGTCCGAAATGGTCAAGAACCACACCGAAATCAAACGGAGTGCCGGCCAGACAGGAGGCGTGTCATGA